One Portunus trituberculatus isolate SZX2019 chromosome 22, ASM1759143v1, whole genome shotgun sequence genomic window, gctgtgctgtgctgtgctgtagaTCAAGCTTCCCGTTGCTATTACCGCCGATACTGCACGTCACGCCCAACACCAAGACACACACGGCCACTGGGCTGCGTAgactcgaggggtcggtggtggcgtgaAGACTGGAGGGATGTAGCGGGCGTGGTGTCTGAAGTACTACTGCTCTCCGAGCTACTGACCTTGCTTCGTTCTCGTCTACCCTccccccccacaaaaaaaaaaaaaaaaaccctgccgATAAGGAAAGAGCAATTTGAGGCCAAACGAACATTATGAAACGCTGCCGGTGAACCgaaccactggtccaccacccggatataaactagccacgctctttaacgccttccaaaccaaccgttattacacaaactcaattgcatatgtttgttttatcaatcattcttatcttccgtgtagtacttagaataatacaggattttttttatcattttgttgcaacattttgaagcttccttcgttgtaaatgattatgatagataataatctctctctctctctctctctctctctctctctctctctctctctctctcaagtgaacctgtaaatcaacgaataaagataaaaaaaataaagataaaaaaaacgtatcattaacgggaaattatttataataggtaataataatctctctctctctctctctctctctctctctctctctctctctctctccaagtgaaccatgcctgcaaatcaactaatcaatattaaaaaaatgaagagtaaaaacgtatcatgaacggatcacttttctaaggaagcttgagttgaattgagttgtaaTGATGGAAATGCAACAACTTAGAAGAAATGACtgagacggagggaggtggagaaggaattaGGAGGCAAACTAGTGGTGGCTCACACgagtgaatggatagctaaccctttcagtaccgtgacacattacgatatccatgctatatgcttactactgggtgattttatacagcttcacaaacttatataaggattaatatagtgaagactatggccattaacgaGAGTGGTGATGAAGTTGGTGCAATTATTAGCCAGTCAGGCAGTTATGCAGGACTGATGAGCCATTGAGCTACCTCTCTtaatgaaccccttcagtactgggacacatttttaccttgagatttgtgcacggttagaccatcttttttttttttttttttgacattatcaAGGATCTTTGGAGGTACCAGGTTAATGACCTGCAAGGGTGGGGCTGGTGAACTCTGCTTCTTTGAATAATTACACCGCCAGTAATAGgtgattgtagtgatgatgataatgatatgatgatgatgatgatgatggtgatgatggtgataatatagtagtagtagtagtagtactaaaataatattaaataaatgaataaataaatgaataaaatgtaatgatagtagtagtagtagtagtagtagtagtagtagtagtagtagtagtagtagtagtagtagtagtagtagtacaataataataataataataataataataataataataataataataataataataataataataataataataataataataataacaatagtaataacaataacaaccactaacaataacaatcactaatgccacaacaatcaggcgatgagaataaaggtgaggacagtcagttagaaaagaaaaattggtaaGAGGAACAGCCAGCCTATCTAAGACAATATAATGTATGTGAAGGTTTCCTATACTGCTGACTTGGAGGGAGTTACCagcgggggaggggaggggacaaaaaaactggcggagaatacTGAAAACGCCATATTTCATAGGGAGTGTTCATATTGTTCTAATGTAATGATGTGTGAAGGTTCCAATttagattagtagaagtaaatgaCAGAGCTAGGATGTTCAGTGTAGTGTCTATAGAAGCgagggaacagttgagtgtcattgaagaagacgagATAATTGTTGGTaaggttgtatgtgtgtgtgtgtgtgtgtgtgtgtgtgtgtgtgtgtgtgtgtgtgtgtgtgtgtgtgtgtccagttgaTAGATGGACCAGTCAGCTTGTTAAGGCACTCGACAATATTAACCTGAAAAAGagagtacagtgtgtgtgtgtgtgtgtgtgtgtgtgtgtgtgtgtgtgtgtgtgtgtgtgtgaatgattgtccatgcatgtgtgtgtgagtgaatgttcactgtttgatctgctgcagtctctgacgagacagccagacgttaccctacggagcgagctcagagctcattatttccgatcttgggataggcctgagaccaggcacatatcacacaccgggacaacaaggtcacaactcctcgatttacatcccgtacctactcactgctaggtgaacaggggctacacgtgaaaggagacacacccaaatatctccacccggccgagaaATCCaacccccggtcctctggcttgtgaagccagcgctctaaccactgagctaccgggcgtgtgtccgtgtgtgtgtgtgtgtgtgtgtgtgtgtgattatctgTGAGCATGTGATATGTGAGTGaatatgtgtgcgtgcgtgcgtgcgtgatgaCCAGCGTGCGTCCAGCGAGCGCCTACATTATAACTACGCCTTACcgtacaccaacaccaccaccacccccatcccCACCAGTGTCAGGAGCGAGTCGTCAACAGGCGGGGCACCTCCACAAAttttaaacacaaactttttccttaaaacGTGCAAAGGACGAGTGAGGAAGCAAGTGAATTGTGTTTTATGCGTGTAAGGACGAGTTCCTGTGCGTGCCATCACGTAACTCACGCctcggaaagtagtagtagtagtagtagtagtagtagtagtagtagtagtagtagtagtagtatgcagCACGTGAAATTGTAATTATTCTAATAACAATAGGTAATTCAAGCACTGTTCTTACCTTGAAGCACGACAGCCGAGTTCCCAATAAATTTCAAGACAGGAAACAGTTTTCGTATCCCTGACATGTCTAATACCTGAACGCATTGTCAGACAAGACAATGTACGCGG contains:
- the LOC123507518 gene encoding uncharacterized protein LOC123507518; the protein is MSGIRKLFPVLKFIGNSAVVLQGFFFFFLWGGRVDENEARSVARRAVVLQTPRPLHPSSLHATTDPSSLRSPVAVCVLVLGVTCSIGGNSNGKLDLQHSTAQHSGEIGSELTIQRPDSTAVMSLVYLALSSLTTPTTNPSASATVSRSGKDSALHRAL